A single region of the Montipora capricornis isolate CH-2021 chromosome 13, ASM3666992v2, whole genome shotgun sequence genome encodes:
- the LOC138029067 gene encoding uncharacterized protein, translated as MATNIDRSLDEIIKEQRKLKKIKAQKLKGQQAKKKGTQQQGKKPIKQAASNQNQRKRVLGKQNARFMQKGRGMQARKTAVAGKQNKAMAQGRRSTQKNSKMQSVGNTRQERISGARVTANRLKNKQGPLQKTKKVISKAKQLQQNRQRVNRQNRQTQQKDARQNILNKRRGMQGLPKGNRVNKAQTKGNLRNKNISGTAKFQRINRKGNTAGQLTISINNPGRVRLNRASPQWQQATNSILPNRRRWSGRGMKSTNGLKMDSGDLRISVPNNLFKPPPATLRPLKPIHSIMENSASGTGMLKTYATLNERFSDIVAKRARTIILD; from the exons ATGGCAACAAACATTGACAGGTCACTTG ATGAGATAATTAAAGAGCAGAGGAAGCTGAAAAAGATTAAAGCACAGAAACTTAAGGGGCAGCAAGCAAAGAAGAAAGGTACTCAGCAACAGGGGAAAAAGCCAATAAAACAAGCTGCATCCAATCAGAATCAAAGAAAAAGGGTACTAGGGAAGCAAAATGCTCGCTTTATGCAAAAAGGACGAGGGATGCAAGCGAGAAAAACAGCTGTTGctgggaaacaaaacaaagccatGGCACAAGGACGTCGTAGTACACAGAAGAACAGCAAGATGCAAAGTGTAGGAAATACACGTCAGGAAAGAATTAGTGGAGCTAGGGTCACTGCAAATAGACTTAAGAACAAACAGGGACCATTGCAAAAG ACCAAGAAGGTCATCTCAAAAGCCAAGCAATTACAGCAAAATAGACAACGTGTCAACAGACAAAACAGACAAACCCAGCAAAAAGATGCCAGGCAGAACATTCTCAATAAAAGGAGAGGAATGCAA GGATTGCCAAAAGGAAACAGAGTCAACAAAGCACAGACTAAAGGAAACTTGCGAAACAAGAATATCTCTGGGACTGCCAAGTTTCAAAGAATAAACAG GAAAGGGAATACAGCCGGTCAGCTAACCATCTCCATTAATAACCCTGGCAGGGTCAG aTTGAACAGAGCATCCCCACAGTGGCAACAAGCCACTAATTCGATCCTGCCAAACAGAAGAAGATGGAGTGGGCGGGGCATGAAATCTACTAATGGATTAAAAATGGACTCCGGAGATTTGAGAATATCAGTTCCAAACAACTTATTTAAACCG CCCCCTGCCACTCTTAGGCCACTCAAGCCTATCCACAGCATTATGGAAAACTCTGCCTCTGGAACAGGCATGCTTAAG acaTATGCAACACTCAATGAAAGATTTTCAGATATTGTAGCAAAAAGAGCACGAACAATAATCCTTGATTAA
- the LOC138029066 gene encoding monocarboxylate transporter 10-like, translating to MSTKLAAKKKDKLDLKESVVVADKEIGEWKDGRWAWVVCVAAALVQFVVLGIHNSFGILYIVFVREYHWSKALTGYIGSMGLGMNFFFGPFTSALCNRFGCRVVAMIGGLISVAALFATSFVNSLVPIYLSYSFLWGLGSSMCYVPTFLIVNKYFDRHRSLANGVITAGSAVGALVMGPTINALLRGFGWRNTMRFLGGSACFLFLGGLTYRAPPVKKEIELEMTNKKVIDLSVWKNKGFVVWAFALGIFNLGYFVPFVYLPTHATYLKIPESQASFLIGFLSVGSFFGRLFFGRISDFRCLNRLYLYQTALLVMAVTTTLCPLATTYAGLVVYTLLFGIFDGAFVALIAVLTGDIVGSHKLPSALGFLYLVFSVPIMTGSLIAGFLSDVTSTYNEAFYFSGAAIAICSCALSLVPVFAPMEARRSEELGERPVLDQESLEAVDYLLVVDKVTAV from the exons ATGTCGACGAAGCTTGCCGCAAAGAAGAAAGATAAGTTGGATTTAAAGGAAAGCGTTGTAGTAGCCGATAAGGAAATCGGTGAGTGGAAGGACGGTCGCTGGGCTTGGGTTGTCTGTGTCGCTGCTGCTCTTGTCCAGTTTGTAGTTCTTGGAATACACAACAGCTTTGGAATTCTATACATCGTGTTCGTTCGAGAATATCACTGGAGCAAAGCTCTGACTG GCTACATAGGTTCCATGGGGTTAGGAATGAACTTTTTCTTCGGGCCTTTCACGAGTGCACTTTGCAATCGTTTTGGCTGCCGTGTAGTTGCCATGATTGGTGGGCTTATTTCAGTCGCCGCTTTGTTTGCCACCTCGTTCGTGAACAGTCTCGTTCCCATTTACCTGAGCTACAGCTTTCTTTGGGGACTGGGTTCCAGCATGTGCTACGTGCCGACGTTCCTCATCGTCAACAAATACTTTGACCGTCACAGGTCCTTAGCAAATGGAGTGATAACAGCGGGGAGCGCGGTCGGTGCTTTAGTTATGGGACCAACCATAAATGCGCTCCTCAGAGGTTTTGGTTGGCGTAACACAATGAGGTTCCTTGGGGGTTCTGCTTGCTTTTTGTTTCTCGGAGGTTTGACGTACCGTGCCCCTCCcgtaaagaaagaaattgaacttgaaatgacaaacaaaaaagtGATTGACTTGTCCGTAtggaaaaacaaaggatttgTGGTGTGGGCGTTTGCACTTGGTATATTCAATTTGGGCTACTTCGTTCCTTTCGTCTATTTG CCGACGCACGCCACGTATTTGAAGATACCGGAATCACAAGCTTCATTTCTCATTGGTTTCCTGTCGGTTGGGTCGTTCTTTGGTCGGCTCTTCTTCGGCCGCATTTCGGACTTCCGATGTCTAAATCGCTTGTATCTTTACCAAACAGCCCTGCTCGTCATGGCTGTTACAACTACTCTGTGTCCTTTGGCCACAACATACGCAGGACTCGTCGTGTACACGTTGTTGTTCGGTATTTTTGATGGCGCATTCGTAGCCTTGATAGCTGTGCTCACAGGGGATATTGTGGGAAGCCATAAGCTGCCTTCAGCTCTTGGGTTTTTGTACTTGGTGTTCTCAGTCCCAATTATGACTGGATCTCTAATCGCAG GTTTTCTTAGTGACGTCACCAGTACCTACAATGAGGCTTTCTATTTTTCTGGCGCCGCCATTGCAATCTGCTCATGCGCTCTGTCACTAGTTCCAGTCTTTGCTCCTATGGAAGCACGGCGTTCAGAAGAACTAGGAGAGAGACCAGTACTGGACCAGGAATCTCTTGAAGCTGTAGATTACTTGCTCGTCGTAGACAAAGTGACAGCAGTTTGA
- the LOC138029068 gene encoding beta carbonic anhydrase 1-like: MDKFLRGVVKFRSAVQPSVLPLLKKLAKQAQPRVLLITCMDSRLCPTSITQADPGDMFVVRNPGNIMPHSQLFGESHSSALSERAALELAISTGVEHIAVCGHSDCKAMAFLHHSLGDSVENTSSWISLWLKRYAQASLTKYEQLEFHGEKLNEVSVISGTKKQETLELLFDQEKDLPAVDKLSQVHVLEQMQNIKSYGFVRDKLDQNALQVHGLWFDIGDGEMFMYSKIHKRFIVINGQTLKTTFEHLTKGELHQSSFS, translated from the exons ATGGACAAATTTCTTAGAGGGGTCGTGAAATTTAGGAGCGCTGTTCAACCTTCCGTTCTGCCATTGCTCAAGAAGCTGGCCAAACAAGCACAG CCTCGGGTTCTTTTGATCACTTGTATGGACAGTCGCTTGTGTCCAACAAGCATCACCCAAGCTGATCCTGGGGATATGTTTGTTGTAAGAAACCCAGGGAATATCATGCCTCACAGTCAGCTGTTTGGAGAAAGTCATTCAAGTGCATTGTCAGAAAGAGCTGCTCTGGAACTTGCAATATCAACTGGAGTTGAACACATTGCTGTTTGTGGCCATTCAGATTGCAAG GCAATGGCATTCTTGCATCACTCACTTGGTGACAGTGTAGAAAATACATCATCTTGGATCTCACTCTGGCTCAAGCGTTATGCACAAGCCTCCTTAACAAAATATGAACAGCTTGAATTTCACGGTGAGAAGCTAAATGAAGTTTCTGTCATCAGTGGTAccaaaaagcaagaaacactGGAGCTTTTGTTTGATCAGGAAAAGGATCTTCCAGCTGTTGATAAGCTGTCCCAG GTTCATGTTCTTGAACAAATGCAGAACATTAAATCTTATGGATTTGTCCGTGATAAACTTGATCAAAATGCCCTTCAAGTCCATGGTCTTTGGTTTGACATAGGAGATGGCGAAATGTTTATGTACTCAAAGATACACAAGAGGTTTATTGTCATTAACGGACAAACTCTGAAAACTACGTTTGAGCATTTAACCAAGGGAGAGCTTCATCAATCTTCGTTTTCTTAA